In one window of Sediminispirochaeta bajacaliforniensis DSM 16054 DNA:
- a CDS encoding AI-2E family transporter, which produces MAEPTDRYLVRVKKRRAKLKTAFDPAGLAILAYFLLFCLAYILSPTITGALTLGWYLSLIIEVPARILYKIKIFPYRLAITLSSLIIFSILIFGISGIIPIILDEGRKLFPVLRDSFSSFSVPDFFRQNPFGQELMDGIRQAVSSLMQKTAELGVSIVNGIFQRLPGISTSLIIFVITAAYFTSLLPVFKKNLWRFLPASGRERARSFLSEVYGDIRHFIAGQMIVALFVGIAVWLGMLFVGIPYAMFIGFLSALTNFIPYMGIIVAAVPSLILGLSHGGLIGLLKVTLVLVAVNQFEGWVLSPKIQGSRMKLNWFAIILAILLSGTLLGVVGILIAIPLVVFFKRFWVWYVQEALQRM; this is translated from the coding sequence GTGGCTGAACCAACCGATCGTTACTTAGTTCGTGTAAAAAAAAGAAGGGCCAAACTGAAAACAGCTTTCGATCCTGCTGGTTTGGCAATCTTAGCCTATTTCCTTCTCTTTTGTCTTGCCTATATCTTAAGTCCGACCATTACCGGTGCTCTTACCCTCGGATGGTACCTTTCCCTGATTATCGAAGTACCGGCCCGAATACTTTACAAGATCAAGATTTTTCCCTACCGTCTCGCCATCACTCTTTCTTCCCTTATTATCTTTTCGATTCTCATTTTCGGTATAAGCGGGATTATTCCCATCATCCTTGATGAAGGACGTAAGCTCTTTCCTGTTCTTCGCGATTCCTTTAGCTCCTTCTCCGTTCCGGATTTTTTTCGGCAGAATCCCTTTGGCCAGGAGCTTATGGACGGCATCAGGCAGGCCGTTTCCAGCTTAATGCAGAAAACCGCCGAGTTGGGGGTGAGCATCGTCAATGGTATCTTTCAGCGCCTGCCGGGGATCTCAACTTCGCTTATTATTTTTGTCATTACCGCGGCCTACTTTACCTCCCTCTTACCGGTTTTTAAGAAGAACCTTTGGCGTTTTCTACCCGCCTCGGGCAGAGAGCGTGCACGCTCCTTCCTCTCTGAGGTCTACGGTGATATCCGTCATTTTATCGCGGGACAGATGATTGTCGCCCTTTTTGTCGGTATAGCCGTCTGGCTGGGAATGCTTTTTGTAGGAATCCCCTATGCGATGTTTATTGGATTCCTTTCCGCTCTTACCAATTTTATTCCATATATGGGGATCATTGTGGCCGCCGTCCCTTCTCTCATTCTTGGTCTCAGCCACGGCGGATTGATCGGGCTTTTAAAGGTGACGCTGGTCCTCGTTGCGGTCAATCAGTTCGAAGGATGGGTTTTGAGCCCGAAGATACAGGGAAGCAGGATGAAGCTCAACTGGTTTGCCATCATCCTTGCGATTTTGCTTAGCGGAACGCTACTCGGAGTCGTCGGTATTCTCATTGCGATCCCTTTGGTCGTCTTCTTTAAACGTTTCTGGGTGTGGTATGTCCAAGAGGCCTTGCAGAGAATGTGA